A genome region from Chlorogloeopsis sp. ULAP01 includes the following:
- a CDS encoding response regulator, whose translation MKSQANYKPKILVVDDEPDNLDLLYRTFYRDYKVLRAGSGPAALDLLSQEGDVSVIISDQRMPMMSGTEFLSLTATQYPDIIRIILTGYTDVEDLVEAINSGKVFKYVTKPWEAEELKAVVRQALDTHNVLKARTRELTRTLRQESLLNTVTNTIRGALDYRQILQTIVDTVGHMLEVDVCLLRPFQDNRLVDERFIYQKRLSQTIEQWEHQPRSEFAPIADPLWAASLGVWTGAQKTEQQRQPRVEVPAVEEATVENVDFSPLAPLSHSSLAQTVWETREVQVIQDIASDERIQGETPELQDRAAAFAEANICSSLVLPLICRQELMAVLALHQCNQPRAWSEDEVQLVMMVADQAALALSQAYAYEQVRALAQREALINTITSAIRSSLDPQDIFAAITHQLGQALQVDGCVLSLWTQEDEFVHCVGLYDSYKNSDTENLKHTDYADNQSLPLSQTPIKENPILQEMLRTQQPVVIGDMGQCPPQIKGADLPLRLPARSLMVVPLLADGKTIGSITLRESNSVRQWLPFEIELAKAVAAQAAIAVQQSHLYQKTREQAERLLELDKQKTEFFQNISHEFRTPITLIQGPLESAVVSKEGLSYEQSAIALRNSRRLLRLVNQLLDLQRLDAGRMQPSFRPCDLLEFVNSIVESFRPYCQKKGLHLVTEMAKCPEVYLDMEKFDKVVYNLLSNAMKFTPEGGIITIKVQPQGENCLLQVQDTGIGILKEQIPLLFERFRQAEGSESRSYEGTGLGLALVKELVEIHGGKVTVESVYGEGTIFSIWLIPGSTHLPQQQLLEASVEVNLSRAAVELADLELIEEGIGEEQIISTQPLTPGSSILVVDDNPDLRTYVSGILRNSGYQVQTARNGSEGFQIAKKILPSLIVSDLMMPVVSGLEMIRMIRNEDKLKGTPIILLTAKIDEETRIEGAERGADAYLAKPFNDRELLAEVRNLLALKENERKVVELNTYLTESVLKRFLPPALVKKAAAGDLVLDLRPEPRLITVLFSDIVGFTQLANTLRSRRVAELLNEYLEAMTRAVFDNGGSVDKFMGDAILALFGAPEELTPNEQVRRAVNTARAMLRSLEHLNQRWREQGIFDATERKSVEFRCGIHQGTAVVGMFGSIERADYTAIGPSVNIAARLQQAAVAGTILVSAAVADYLQEDEIIKGSPLELKGIDETVLTFAVTPELVVNG comes from the coding sequence ATGAAATCCCAAGCAAACTATAAGCCTAAAATTTTGGTTGTCGATGACGAACCAGACAACCTTGACTTGCTGTACCGCACCTTTTATCGCGATTATAAGGTGTTGAGGGCCGGTTCTGGCCCCGCAGCATTGGATCTACTTTCGCAAGAGGGAGATGTATCAGTAATCATCTCCGATCAGCGAATGCCGATGATGAGTGGTACTGAATTTTTGAGTTTAACAGCAACTCAGTATCCAGACATTATTCGCATCATCTTAACTGGCTACACCGATGTCGAAGATCTGGTAGAAGCGATCAATTCTGGTAAAGTATTCAAATATGTCACCAAACCGTGGGAGGCAGAAGAACTTAAAGCGGTGGTACGTCAAGCTTTGGATACTCATAATGTTCTTAAAGCCCGTACTCGTGAACTAACCCGTACACTTCGTCAGGAATCGCTGCTAAATACCGTCACCAATACGATTCGTGGTGCCTTAGATTATCGGCAAATTCTACAAACAATTGTGGATACTGTAGGCCATATGTTGGAGGTAGATGTCTGCCTCTTACGTCCATTTCAAGATAATCGATTGGTAGATGAAAGATTTATTTACCAAAAAAGACTTTCTCAAACAATAGAACAGTGGGAGCATCAGCCGCGTTCAGAGTTTGCCCCTATAGCAGATCCCCTTTGGGCGGCTTCCCTTGGAGTGTGGACAGGTGCTCAGAAAACAGAACAGCAAAGGCAGCCCCGTGTGGAAGTTCCTGCTGTTGAGGAGGCTACCGTGGAGAATGTTGACTTCTCACCCCTTGCCCCCCTCTCCCACTCCTCTTTGGCACAGACAGTTTGGGAAACGCGCGAAGTACAGGTAATTCAAGATATTGCCAGCGATGAACGCATCCAAGGTGAAACTCCCGAACTCCAAGATCGTGCTGCTGCTTTTGCTGAAGCTAATATTTGTTCTAGTTTGGTATTGCCGCTGATTTGCCGACAAGAACTGATGGCGGTGCTAGCACTGCATCAGTGTAACCAGCCCCGTGCTTGGAGTGAAGACGAGGTGCAGTTGGTGATGATGGTAGCAGATCAAGCAGCCTTGGCTTTATCTCAAGCTTATGCTTATGAGCAAGTACGTGCTCTTGCTCAACGTGAAGCCTTGATTAATACGATTACTAGTGCTATTCGCTCTAGTTTAGATCCACAAGATATCTTTGCAGCTATCACTCATCAATTAGGACAAGCTTTACAAGTTGACGGTTGTGTATTGTCTTTGTGGACACAAGAAGATGAGTTTGTTCACTGTGTAGGCTTATACGACAGTTATAAAAATTCGGACACAGAAAATTTAAAGCATACCGACTATGCTGACAATCAGAGTTTACCCTTATCACAAACACCTATAAAAGAGAATCCAATCCTACAAGAAATGTTGCGGACACAACAGCCAGTGGTAATTGGTGATATGGGGCAATGTCCTCCGCAAATTAAGGGAGCCGATTTGCCTTTGCGATTGCCAGCGCGATCGCTGATGGTAGTTCCTTTGCTTGCTGATGGCAAAACTATAGGTAGTATTACGTTGCGTGAAAGTAATAGTGTGCGACAATGGCTGCCGTTTGAGATTGAGTTAGCCAAAGCCGTAGCAGCACAAGCGGCGATCGCAGTACAGCAGTCTCACTTGTACCAAAAAACTCGCGAACAAGCTGAACGTTTGCTGGAGTTAGACAAACAAAAAACCGAATTTTTTCAAAATATCTCCCACGAATTTCGTACACCTATTACCTTAATTCAAGGGCCATTAGAATCTGCTGTAGTTTCAAAGGAGGGATTATCTTACGAACAAAGTGCGATTGCTCTGCGCAACTCCCGCCGTCTGCTGCGACTGGTTAACCAACTTCTCGATCTACAACGCTTAGATGCAGGGCGAATGCAGCCTAGTTTTCGTCCTTGCGATTTACTTGAATTTGTTAATTCAATTGTCGAGTCGTTTCGTCCTTACTGCCAGAAAAAGGGATTGCATTTAGTTACTGAAATGGCTAAATGTCCTGAAGTTTACTTGGACATGGAAAAATTCGATAAGGTAGTTTACAATCTCCTGTCCAATGCGATGAAATTTACTCCCGAAGGCGGCATTATTACTATTAAAGTGCAGCCTCAAGGTGAAAATTGTCTATTACAAGTTCAAGATACCGGTATCGGTATTCTTAAAGAACAAATACCTCTTTTATTTGAACGCTTCCGCCAAGCTGAAGGCTCAGAAAGCCGTTCCTATGAAGGTACCGGTTTGGGTTTAGCTTTAGTCAAGGAACTGGTGGAAATTCACGGCGGTAAAGTCACCGTGGAATCAGTTTATGGTGAAGGTACAATTTTTAGCATCTGGCTTATTCCCGGTAGTACTCATCTTCCTCAACAGCAGTTACTAGAAGCCTCTGTGGAAGTTAATCTCAGTCGTGCTGCTGTGGAATTGGCAGATTTAGAACTGATCGAAGAGGGGATTGGAGAAGAACAAATCATTAGCACCCAGCCTCTAACCCCTGGTTCCTCGATCCTAGTTGTAGATGACAATCCAGATCTGCGTACTTATGTATCTGGGATTTTACGTAATAGCGGCTACCAAGTGCAGACAGCTCGTAATGGCTCAGAAGGATTCCAGATTGCCAAGAAAATTTTGCCTAGTTTAATTGTTAGCGATTTAATGATGCCTGTGGTGTCAGGTTTGGAAATGATTCGGATGATCCGCAATGAAGACAAGTTGAAAGGAACACCAATCATTTTGCTGACAGCGAAAATTGATGAAGAAACTCGTATTGAGGGTGCAGAGCGTGGTGCAGATGCTTATTTAGCTAAACCATTTAATGATCGCGAACTTTTGGCAGAGGTGCGAAACCTCTTGGCTTTAAAGGAAAACGAACGAAAGGTAGTAGAGTTAAATACTTATTTGACAGAATCTGTACTTAAGCGCTTTTTGCCACCTGCTTTGGTTAAAAAAGCTGCTGCTGGAGATTTAGTTTTGGATTTACGCCCAGAACCACGTTTAATAACAGTCTTATTTAGTGATATTGTCGGTTTTACTCAGCTAGCAAATACTCTAAGATCACGGCGAGTAGCCGAGTTGCTAAATGAATATTTAGAAGCTATGACGAGAGCAGTATTTGATAATGGTGGTAGTGTGGATAAATTTATGGGAGATGCGATCTTAGCTTTGTTTGGAGCACCAGAAGAACTAACACCAAATGAACAAGTAAGGCGTGCTGTTAATACTGCTAGAGCAATGCTGCGATCGCTAGAGCATTTAAACCAACGTTGGCGAGAGCAAGGTATTTTCGATGCCACCGAACGTAAAAGTGTAGAGTTTCGTTGTGGCATTCACCAAGGTACGGCAGTGGTAGGTATGTTTGGTAGTATCGAACGTGCTGATTATACAGCCATAGGCCCTAGTGTTAATATTGCTGCTAGATTACAACAAGCTGCTGTTGCTGGTACCATACTTGTTTCTGCTGCTGTAGCAGATTATTTACAAGAAGATGAAATTATTAAAGGTAGTCCATTAGAACTAAAAGGAATAGATGAAACAGTTTTAACTTTTGCTGTGACACCAGAATTGGTGGTTAATGGTTAA